A section of the Triticum dicoccoides isolate Atlit2015 ecotype Zavitan chromosome 7A, WEW_v2.0, whole genome shotgun sequence genome encodes:
- the LOC119333111 gene encoding rosmarinate synthase-like, with protein sequence MDSSGRPPGSALAQRLCGLPMLLIECDDCTRKGLRLTSSTPKHPEWVFFKCENDGKSHREVDQRHHNPTPTPTHLLGEMVPLKHFDLRIASRTLVRASRPPPSFPAVHAVSNLDLVLGPFPLYLICVYGPPPCGLAAVLAAVRAVLPEYLCRFFPFAGRIVRDPGTSIPEDACNNAGAELVVADAAVPLAAVDFADIERSLGLIQVPFDAGFALSVQMVRFACGGFSLAVGTSHLLADGRALAALLNSLTEMVRTGGRLSCEPLFDQSLFSPRSPPRHSPSLDAEFARFTPGTMINPLLAAAIQRRLYRIGAADLAALQTAASTVSGRRPSRFLALCAHVWKLLARAVGESAPSCRMAWTVDGRRCVEPSAGALDMYMGNVVTYASHEASVSDLRRMPLHDVAATVRAAITAVMTKDRFQDLVDWAEENKAAYKDGGKWTEEVNLGLGSPALVISGFVPFAIDGDLGFGKPRLVLPWLRHNRLGSAAMILVPCPSGDGSWFVEGTRLWPRLVEVVENVPESLLTPVTAGSLGFADAEPAGEHYGSRL encoded by the exons ATGGACTCGTCCGGCCGTCCACCGGGCTCGGCGCTCGCGCAGCGTCTTTGTGGCTTGCCGATGCTGCTCATAGAGTGCGACGACTGCACGCGGAAAGGGCTGCGGCTCACTTCGAGCACGCCAAAGCACCCCgaatgggtgttcttcaaatgcgaaaacgacggg AAGAGCCACAGAGAAGTCGATCAGCGCCACCACAATCCCACTCCCACTCCCACCCACCTGCTCGGCGAAATGGTGCCGCTCAAGCACTTTGACCTCCGGATCGCCTCGCGGACGCTGGTCCGGGCCTCGCGCCCGCCGCCGAGCTTCCCCGCCGTGCACGCCGTCTCcaacctcgacctcgtcctcggccCCTTCCCACTCTACCTCATCTGCGTGTACGGGCCCCCGCCGTGCGGCCTCGCTGCGGTGCTCGCCGCCGTACGCGCTGTCCTCCCGGAATACCTCTGCCGCTTCTTCCCCTTCGCCGGCCGCATTGTGCGCGACCCGGGGACCAGCATTCCCGAGGACGCCTGCAACAACGCCGGCGCCGAGCTCGTCGTCGCGGACGCCGCGGTGCCGCTCGCGGCCGTCGACTTCGCCGACATCGAGCGCTCGCTGGGGCTCATCCAGGTGCCCTTCGACGCGGGCTTCGCCTTGTCGGTGCAGATGGTACGGTTCGCGTGCGGCGGGTTCTCGCTGGCGGTCGGCACCAGCCACCTCCTCGCCGACGGCAGGGCGCTGGCCGCTCTGCTCAACAGCCTCACGGAGATGGTCCGCACGGGCGGCCGCCTCTCCTGCGAGCCTCTGTTCGATCAGTCTCTGTTCAGCCCGCGGTCACCGCCGCGGCATAGCCCCTCGCTGGACGCCGAGTTCGCGCGGTTCACGCCGGGGACCATGATCAACCCCCTCCTGGCCGCGGCCATCCAGCGGCGCCTTTACCGCATCGGGGCAGCCGACCTGGCGGCGCTCCAAACAGCGGCGTCGACAGTCAGCGGCCGCCGCCCGTCACGCTTCCTGGCGCTGTGCGCGCACGTCTGGAAGCTCCTCGCGCGTGCCGTCGGCGAGTCCGCCCCCAGCTGCCGCATGGCGTGGACCGTCGACGGCCGGAGGTGCGTCgagccgtcggcgggcgccctggaCATGTACATGGGGAACGTCGTCACGTACGCGTCCCACGAGGCGAGCGTGTCGGACCTGCGGCGCATGCCGTTGCACGACGTGGCCGCCACCGTGCGCGCCGCCATCACGGCTGTGATGACGAAGGACAGGTTCCAGGATTTGGTGGACTGGGCGGAGGAGAACAAGGCAGCGTACAAGGACGGCGGGAAGTGGACGGAGGAGGTGAACCTCGGCCTCGGGAGCCCGGCGCTGGTGATCTCCGGCTTCGTCCCGTTCGCCATCGACGGGGATCTGGGGTTCGGGAAGCCGAGGCTGGTCTTGCCGTGGCTGCGGCACAACCGGCTGGGGTCGGCGGCGATGATCCTCGTGCCCTGCCCCAGCGGGGATGGGTCGTGGTTCGTGGAAGGCACgaggctgtggccgcggctggtgGAGGTGGTGGAGAATGTCCCGGAGAGCTTGCTGACGCCTGTGACGGCCGGGAGTCTAGGGTTCGCAGACGCAGAGCCGGCCGGCGAGCACTACGGTTCCCGTCTGTGA